CTCCAAATCATCCAGGTGCTTCTTCCTCCAGCTATACAGCATCCCCTCGGGAACACCAAGCTGCTCGGATACCTCCTTCACCGGTGTACCTTCAATTATGATCATCTTGACTGCCTCTTTTTTGAACTCGGCAGTGTAGCGGCG
The nucleotide sequence above comes from Puniceicoccus vermicola. Encoded proteins:
- a CDS encoding transposase, with the protein product RRYTAEFKKEAVKMIIIEGTPVKEVSEQLGVPEGMLYSWRKKHLDDLEAEAPEGAQSPKAMAEELAQVRKELAKQKRMNEILKKTVGYFSNPE